The following DNA comes from Streptomyces sp. Ag109_O5-10.
CCTCGCCGAGAGCGGCCGGGTGCGCCCCGGCGACCACGTCCTGATCACGGCGGCCTCCAGCAGCGTCGGACTCGCCGCCCCCCAGATCGCCCGCCATGTCGGTGCGATCCCGATCGCCACCACGCGCGGCCCCGGCAAGAAGCAGCGCCTGCTGGAGGCCGGCGCGGCCCACGTGATCGTCACCGACGAGGAGGACCTGCCCGCCCGGATCAAGGAGATCACCGGCGGCGAGGGCGTCCGCCTGGCCTTCGACCCCGTCGCGGGACCCGGCGTGGAGACCCTCGCGCAGGGGATCGCCCCGGGCGGCTTCCTGGTGGTCTACGGCGCCCTCGACCCGCGTCCCACCCCGCTGCCCAACGCCCAGTCCTTCCCGGCGCTGAACAGCAGTACCTACACCCTCTTCGAGATCACCACGGATCCCGAGCGGCTGCGCCGTGCGGTCGCGTTCGTCAACGCGGGCCTCGCCTCCGGCTCCTTCGACCCCGTCGTCGACCGCACCTTCGACCTCGCGGACATCGCCGAGGCACACCGCTACATGGAAGCGAACGAGCACGTCGGCAAGATCGTCGTCACCGTCTCCCACGAGGGCGCGCCTTCCTGAGCCACCCGGTACCCCCGGTCGGCCGCCGACGGGCGGACGTGGGTCCGGGGCGCGGGCGGGGCGGCCGTCAGTGCCCCGCCCGCGCCGCCGCGTCGTGGATGAGCCGGGCGTGCAGTTCGAACAGGGCCACCAGGTCGACGGGGTCGCCCTGGACCTCCCGGTGCACGAACGGGCCGTCGGCGCCGGCCACGGCGTAGGCGGTGAGGGTGTCCACCCCGTCCTCGGTCAGGGACGGGAAGAGGGTCGCGACGATCTCGGCTGTGCGCCGGCGCGAGATGGCGCGGACCTGCAGGAAGACCGTACGGCGGCGGCGTTCGGTGGGGCGGCGCTCCAGCGCGACCACGAGTCCGGGGCGCGGGAAGACCGGGGCCGTGAGGAGGGACCTGGCCAGTTTCCCGGCCATCGGCACGACGGACGGCCTTCGTCGGTGACTCACCCGGCAGGCAGGTCGGCCAGGAAGCGGGCGCCGGTGGTGTGCGTGGGGTCGTGGGTCACCTCGCCGCCGACGGACCGGGCCAGGCGCCGTGCGAGCGGCAGGCCGAGGCCCGCGCCGTCGTGCCCGTCCCCGGGATCGGCCCGGCGACCGGGCTGGAAGAGGTCGTCCACGAACGTCTCCGGTACGCCGGGGCCGTCGTCGGTGACGCTGATCCGGACCCCGCCGGGCACCGGACACGCGGACACGGTCACCGTGGACTCCGCGTAGCGGAGCGCGTTCGCCAGCAAGGGGCTCACGATGCGTTCGATGAGGGCGGGCCGGACGCCCGCCGCCGGCTCCGCACCGGCCGCGTCGACGACTGCCGTCACCCGCTCCGGTGTCCCCAGGCGGTCGACCAGCCGGTGCAGGACCGGTACGACGGCCGTGGCGCCGGGGGCGGTGCCGGCGGTGTGCGCCTCCTCGCGGGCGTCGTCCAGCAGGGTGTCGCAGATGGTGCGCATGGCCTGGGCCGCCTCTGCGATCACCTCGTGCGTCGACCGGGTCTCGGCGCCGGAGCGGGGCCGGGCCCCCCACCAGTCCAGCTCGACGATGATCCGGGTGAGCGGCGTGCGCAGCTCGTGGGACAGCTCCCCGGTCAGCTGGCGCTCGTGCCGCAGCACGGTCCCGACGCGGTCGAGGAGCGCGTCCAGCGAGGCGCCGAGGCGGGCGAGTTCGGCCGGCTGCCCGGCCGCGCCGAACCGCTCGTCGGAGCCCGCGGCGCTCCACTCGGCGGCCTGGTCCGTCATGGTGCGCACCGGGCGCAGCGCCCGCCCGACGGCGAGACGGGTCAGCGCGTAGGTGCACGCGAGCATGAGCGAGTCCAGGACCAGGGAACCCAGCAGTACGGCGTCCGCCGAGTTGCGGTACGGGCCGAGGTCGAGGGCGGTGACGATCGTCACCGTGCTGCCACGCCCGGCCACGGAGCGGGCGCACAGGCGCACGGACCGGGGTTCCGCGACCGTCACGGTCGTACAGGTGCCGTCCCCGTGCGCGGCGAGCCGCGC
Coding sequences within:
- a CDS encoding zinc-dependent alcohol dehydrogenase family protein, translated to MARLVQFDRIGGPEVLTLRDVEVGEPGAGEVRIRVDAIGLNRAEIMYREGAYFYDPVFPSTLGYEAAGVVEAVGEGVTGLAEGDPVAVVPQFLQTDYGTYGDHVIVPASAVVPRPADVDPVRAAAVWMAYTTAYGPLAESGRVRPGDHVLITAASSSVGLAAPQIARHVGAIPIATTRGPGKKQRLLEAGAAHVIVTDEEDLPARIKEITGGEGVRLAFDPVAGPGVETLAQGIAPGGFLVVYGALDPRPTPLPNAQSFPALNSSTYTLFEITTDPERLRRAVAFVNAGLASGSFDPVVDRTFDLADIAEAHRYMEANEHVGKIVVTVSHEGAPS
- a CDS encoding HAMP domain-containing sensor histidine kinase, whose amino-acid sequence is MNGLVRRLAPRTLRGRLSLVAVTTAALLMTVLTVAFNTVMDRHLRHQADAELGSRAAAVATTVDTSGSRVRVLETVNDRLLDSNVWIYTGKRLLEKPPSATAGGALTEAAARLAAHGDGTCTTVTVAEPRSVRLCARSVAGRGSTVTIVTALDLGPYRNSADAVLLGSLVLDSLMLACTYALTRLAVGRALRPVRTMTDQAAEWSAAGSDERFGAAGQPAELARLGASLDALLDRVGTVLRHERQLTGELSHELRTPLTRIIVELDWWGARPRSGAETRSTHEVIAEAAQAMRTICDTLLDDAREEAHTAGTAPGATAVVPVLHRLVDRLGTPERVTAVVDAAGAEPAAGVRPALIERIVSPLLANALRYAESTVTVSACPVPGGVRISVTDDGPGVPETFVDDLFQPGRRADPGDGHDGAGLGLPLARRLARSVGGEVTHDPTHTTGARFLADLPAG